A segment of the Sanyastnella coralliicola genome:
GGCGTCCGAAGGGAAACTCTTACGGATGCCGGACGCCGGATGCCGGAATCTGTTACCACGAGAAATCCCCGTCAGTACTATCGCTCTGATAAAAGCTCCCTCCCTGACGAGGAGGTCTTGAAGAACCGTCTGATTTCGATTCTTCCTCTAATTTTAATTCTTCCTCTAATTTTAATTCTTCCTCTAACCTTAATTCTTCCTCTAACTCTTCCTCGATCTCCCATTGCGTCTTCTCTGCCTGTGGTCCTTGGTTTCGCAAGAGGATCGCGAGTACGACCCCCACAATGGAACCAGCAAGGTGGCCTTCCCAAGAGATTTGTGGGTCAATTGGTAGTACCCACCACACGATACTTCCGTAGAGAAAGGCCACAGCTAGAGCTACGCGGAGGAGTTTTTGGTTCTTTCTTACGATACCGGAGAAGAAAAGGAAAGCGGCCATTCCGTATATCACACCGCTGACGCCTATGTGGTTCCCACCACCTCCAAACGCCCAGAGCAATACGCCAGAGACGAGGTAAATGATGAGAATGGTCTTGAAGGCAATTTCTCGGTAGAAGAAAATGATGAAGGTGCTGAGTGTAAAGAATGAGACAGTGTTACCCCAAATATGCTTGAGGCTCCCGTGAAGGAATGGAGTCGTTAGAATTCCAATCGTTCCTTCCGGTGTTCTTGGACGAGTGCCATAAGCACTCAAGCGATGTCCTGTCTCGTATTCATAGAGCCAAAGAGCCCATATGATCATCAAAAAAGCAAGATTGAAAAGCACTGCATCTATCAACCTCGCACGGTCTTGCTTTTGCATGTTAACGATTGTTAAGTCGGTCACTTATCGTACCTTTCACCGTAATTTGACACAAAGTTCATCACTATGAAGAAGCTCGTATCACTTTTGGTATTTACTGCGTGCATCGCTACTGCTGGTTGGGCGAACAACTCTCCTGACACTCCTGGCGATCCTGAGCAGAAAAAGAACGAAAGTGAATATACGTTTTCTCTAAGCACGAGCTACTTCTCCATCTTCAACATTTTTACGGTAGAAACGGCACAGACTGACAGTCTTCGTCGTCGTACCGATCTATTGCCAAAAGAAGATGAGTTGATGTTTGAAGCAGTGCCGCTCTGGCCTTAAAAAACCAATGCTTCTTCTACCTTTGCCGGCATGAAAGCTCGGCGTACCCTTACCGATAGAATTCCAGAAAGTCAGTTGATTCTTCAACCCAATGGTGCTGTGTATCATTTGGGTGTAACCGGAGATCAAATTGCAGATACTGTTTTGATCGTTGGCGATCCTGATCGTGTACCGATGATCTCTCAGCGATTTGACTCCATTCAACACAAAGTTGCCGGAAGAGAGTTTGTCATTCATACGGGCCGCATCGGCAAGAAAGAGATTACTGTGCTTTCAAGTGGTATTGGTGTAGATAACATCGATATCGTCATCAATGAGTTGGATGCAGCGGTAAACATCGATCCAAAAACCCGTATACCGCGATCAAAGAAGAGGATTCTTCGATTGATCAGATTAGGAACCACTGGAGCTTTGCAGGAGGATATTCCCGTTGGCACGCGCATTGCCAGCGCCTACGCCATTGGATACGATGGTGTGCCTTGGCATTATGACGTAAGCATGCTGGCCGACGAAGAAAAAATTGCGCAGGCCTTCATAGAGCATACCAATTGGCCACAAGAGTTGGCATCGCCGTATGTAGCAAAAGCGGATAAGGTCTTACTTAATACGATTGGCGAAGGCATGGTACATGGAATCACCGTTACAGCAAATGGATTCTATGGTCCTCAGAACCGTGCGCTTCGAGTTCCGTTGCGTGATGCTCAACGAATGGATCAGATGCGCAGCTTCCAAACCAGTGAACATCGCCTCACAAATTTCGAAATGGAGTGCGCGGGTATTTATGCTCTCGGAAGCATGCTCTCGCACCGTGTTCTCACGTGTTGCGTCGTATTAGCAAACCGATACAACGAGGAATTCACAACCGACCCTGCAAAAGCCGTAGAGTCCTTGATCAACGCGGTGTTGGGGCGATTGTAACAAGTTCATTTTAAAAAGTCCGAAGAGATTCGTCTGAAAGCCCTCTACCGTCGGCTAATTTTGGTTTCAGCACTTGAGAACTGCTGCAGACAATCATGAGTTCATCGGAAATTTCAGCCCTTATAACCCTCATTGAAGATCCAGACGAGATCATCTTCTCACAAGTACGTGCAGAATTAGTTGCGCGTGGTGAAGAGATCATTCCTCAGCTGGAACGATACTGGGAGTTCAACCCCTTCGGGGAATTGTTTCAGGATAGAATCGAGAAATTGATTCACAACATCCATTACAATTCGATCAGTACATCACTCCAAACTTGGTCTACTGCCGAAATGAACGACCTCTTGGATGGAGCCATCCTGATCAATAAGTATCAGTACCCTTCTTTCGATGAAGCTGAAGTACGCAAGAATGTGAGCGCCCTGCGCCAAGACATCTGGCTTGAACTCAATGATAATCTGACAGCAATCGAACAGGTGAATGTGATCAACCACATTCTATACACTGTTCACGGTTTCCAAGGCAACAAAACGAATTACACTGCACCCCAGAACAGCTACATCGCAGATGTACTTGCTTCGAAAAAGGGGAATCCTCTAAGTCTTGGGATTCTGTACCAAGTCATCGCAAATAGCCTGGAGATTCCGATTTATGGGGTAAACCTTCCAAACCATTTTATCCTTGCGTACATGGACGAGAACCGCATGGGACTTGCTCCAGGAGGAAATGACAACGGCATTCTTTTCTACATTAACCCGTTCAGCGGTGGAACCATCATCCACAAGAACGAAGTTGATGATTTCCTTATGCACTTGGAGTTACCACAAGAAGTGCGCTACTATCGTCCGTGTCAAAACGCTGATATTATCCGTCGAATGGTGAATAATCTCGTCTTCGCATACGGGCAGCAAGGGAACTTGAATAAGGTGGAAGAGCTAAAGCAGCTGCAAGATTTGCTTAACGCAGGATCTTCCCCAGCGTCTGCATGATCAGTTTGATGTCGTAGACAAGCCCAGATTTCGTTACATACTCCAATTGCAAGGCGAGTTTCTGAGGTAGAATCTCTTCGATATAGGCTTTTTCAGGATCTTCTGATTTTCCTAGAATCTCATCTTCGTCGATGAATTCGATCGACGCAGGGTCAGTCATTCCTGGTCTCACGGATAATACTTGAAGCTGCTCTTCAGAATAGTGCTTGACGTACTTCGGTACTTCTGGACGAGGTCCAACGATGCTCATATCACCCGCTAAAACGTTCAGGAGCTGCGGGAATTCATCAATCTTATACTTCCGAATAAAATAGCCGCTCTTCGTTACGCGAGGATCTTTGCCGCCAATGGTTAGCTGTCCGCGAGACTCGGCATCCTTGTACATCGATCGAAACTTGTAAATGCGGAATTCGCGTTGGTCTTTTCCGACTCTTGTTTGGCGAAAGAAGATAGGGGTTCCATCATCGATGATGATCCATAAAGCTATGACAATGAATAGCGGTAGTAATACTATGATCGCTATCGCGGAAGCGAGCACGTCAAAGAGCCGTTTCATCCTTTCCAGAGTTCTTGAACGGCACGAGATACCCTTGCCACCATTTCTCTCGTCATTCCATACCAAACGGGAAGAGAGATCTCATTTTCATAGGCCTTCCAAGCGTTTGGATAATCAGACATATGGTATCCTTGTTCCTTGTAGAAACTCAACAAGGGAAGTGGCTGGAAATGTACATTGCTCGAAATACCCTGTTCTCTCAACGCTTCGATTAACGCATCACGATCTCTTTCACTTCCGTTGCGTAAACGAAGCTGATACAAATGATAGCTGGTCTCACAATCTGCATCTTGCTGTGGTGGTATAATGAATGGGCCATCTTCGAAGGCCTCGTCGTAGCGTTCACAAATGCTTTTACGGCATGCTAAGGTCTCATCATATCGACCGAGTTCAACCAGTCCCATGGCAGCCTGAATATCCGTCATGTTGCATTTAAAACCGGCCTCGATGATATCATACCGCCAATTCCCATCCGTTTTAGACAAGGCGTCTTTGGTTTGTCCGTGCAAGGCAGAAATGCGCAATCGCCGGTAAAGCTCTTCGTTGTCTTCTTTGTTCTGCAAATTGAAGGCAAGTGCTCCACCTTCAGCTGTGGTCAGATTCTTAACGGCGTGAAACGAATATCCACTGATATCCGCTTGTTGACCAATCTGTTTACCCTTATACGTAGCCCCAAAACTATGCGCAGCATCACTCAGGAAGAGAATACGGCCTAGTTTCTCCTGCTCAGTGGAGTTCGGTCTAAATAGACTTTTCTTTTCGTTAATGACGCTCCAAATGCCGTCATAGTCCACAGGCATCCCACCGATATCCACAGGCATGATCACTTTCGTGCGCTCGGTCACCGCTTCCGCGATAGCGTGAGGATCAATATGGCAATGATCAGGCAAGGAATCAACCAACACTGGCGTAGCCCCAACGTGCATGACAATATTGGCTGTGGCAGCATAGGTATAAGCGGGTAGAATAACTTCATCACCTTCGCCCACACCAAACCAACGTAGCACAAGTTCGCACGCGTTTGTCCATGAATTCAAGGCCAGAACTTTGTCTACACCAATGTATTCAGCCAATTCAGTTTCAAACTGCGCCGTCTTCGGTCCGGTCGTAATCCAACCCGAACGTAGAACTTCCGTAACAGCCTCCACCGTTCGGTCATCAACACGCGGAGGGGAGAAGGGGATGTTGTGCATGCGGCAAATGTACGGGTTCGTTGGTTATTGGTAGACGGTAGGCGGTAGGCAGTAAGCTGTAGGCGGTTGGCCGGGGGAGCATGATTAGTCTGCCTTCGGCGGTTAGCATGGTTAGTTGGTTGACGGTTGACGGTTGACGGTTGACGGTTGACGGTTGACGGTTGACGGTAGACTGTAGACGGTTGACGGTAGACGGTGGACAGGGGGAGCATGATTAGTTCGCCTTCGGCGGTTAGCATGGTTAGTTGGTTATTGGTAGACGGTAGACGGTAGACGGTTGACAGGGGGAGAATGAATAATACGACTCAGACGTATAGAATGTTTAGCTGATTAGGTTCATCCATTCCACGGTCCACGGTCCACGGTCCACGGTCCACGGTCCACGGTCCACAGTCCACCGTCTACCGTCTACCGTCAACCGTCCACCATCAACCGTAAGTGCCTTTGGTCACAAATGGCGCTGTTCTGATTTAATTACCTTTGAGAAAACCGTGATTATGTGGCAGGAAAACGATGATAAGTTAGTTCGGGAGTTCCGCTTTAAGGACTTCGGTGAGGCATTTACATTCATGACTCGTGTGGCAATGAT
Coding sequences within it:
- a CDS encoding rhomboid family intramembrane serine protease, encoding MQKQDRARLIDAVLFNLAFLMIIWALWLYEYETGHRLSAYGTRPRTPEGTIGILTTPFLHGSLKHIWGNTVSFFTLSTFIIFFYREIAFKTILIIYLVSGVLLWAFGGGGNHIGVSGVIYGMAAFLFFSGIVRKNQKLLRVALAVAFLYGSIVWWVLPIDPQISWEGHLAGSIVGVVLAILLRNQGPQAEKTQWEIEEELEEELRLEEELKLEEELKLEEESKSDGSSRPPRQGGSFYQSDSTDGDFSW
- a CDS encoding nucleoside phosphorylase yields the protein MKARRTLTDRIPESQLILQPNGAVYHLGVTGDQIADTVLIVGDPDRVPMISQRFDSIQHKVAGREFVIHTGRIGKKEITVLSSGIGVDNIDIVINELDAAVNIDPKTRIPRSKKRILRLIRLGTTGALQEDIPVGTRIASAYAIGYDGVPWHYDVSMLADEEKIAQAFIEHTNWPQELASPYVAKADKVLLNTIGEGMVHGITVTANGFYGPQNRALRVPLRDAQRMDQMRSFQTSEHRLTNFEMECAGIYALGSMLSHRVLTCCVVLANRYNEEFTTDPAKAVESLINAVLGRL
- a CDS encoding transglutaminase-like domain-containing protein encodes the protein MSSSEISALITLIEDPDEIIFSQVRAELVARGEEIIPQLERYWEFNPFGELFQDRIEKLIHNIHYNSISTSLQTWSTAEMNDLLDGAILINKYQYPSFDEAEVRKNVSALRQDIWLELNDNLTAIEQVNVINHILYTVHGFQGNKTNYTAPQNSYIADVLASKKGNPLSLGILYQVIANSLEIPIYGVNLPNHFILAYMDENRMGLAPGGNDNGILFYINPFSGGTIIHKNEVDDFLMHLELPQEVRYYRPCQNADIIRRMVNNLVFAYGQQGNLNKVEELKQLQDLLNAGSSPASA
- a CDS encoding sugar transferase is translated as MKRLFDVLASAIAIIVLLPLFIVIALWIIIDDGTPIFFRQTRVGKDQREFRIYKFRSMYKDAESRGQLTIGGKDPRVTKSGYFIRKYKIDEFPQLLNVLAGDMSIVGPRPEVPKYVKHYSEEQLQVLSVRPGMTDPASIEFIDEDEILGKSEDPEKAYIEEILPQKLALQLEYVTKSGLVYDIKLIMQTLGKILR
- a CDS encoding DegT/DnrJ/EryC1/StrS family aminotransferase, whose amino-acid sequence is MHNIPFSPPRVDDRTVEAVTEVLRSGWITTGPKTAQFETELAEYIGVDKVLALNSWTNACELVLRWFGVGEGDEVILPAYTYAATANIVMHVGATPVLVDSLPDHCHIDPHAIAEAVTERTKVIMPVDIGGMPVDYDGIWSVINEKKSLFRPNSTEQEKLGRILFLSDAAHSFGATYKGKQIGQQADISGYSFHAVKNLTTAEGGALAFNLQNKEDNEELYRRLRISALHGQTKDALSKTDGNWRYDIIEAGFKCNMTDIQAAMGLVELGRYDETLACRKSICERYDEAFEDGPFIIPPQQDADCETSYHLYQLRLRNGSERDRDALIEALREQGISSNVHFQPLPLLSFYKEQGYHMSDYPNAWKAYENEISLPVWYGMTREMVARVSRAVQELWKG